From the Lactuca sativa cultivar Salinas chromosome 9, Lsat_Salinas_v11, whole genome shotgun sequence genome, the window tctcacttatgggaaaggtagtcgcaattgaaggccataagtgcctttaaatatggctcgggcccaaagatttagggtttctaccaaCAACgcagactcgtcaagtccattcattaatccgagtcatcagtcgcgaccttactcgacgagttgaggcgtcaactcgttgagtctctcttcttaactcaaaagaaaaatacttaaattatgatgcctggaaatccggatgttacattttgtttttttatttcatagatttcttcatcaacaaatgttgctacaattaaacaaaaataaataatttgctaaaacataatacaataggaagtttaTTCATATTtggtcattgaactttttagagggaaacgaactttcgattttgttcacatttagttactaaactttttttcgttatctatttgccactaaactattgaaactgttcacattttacctttATGAACGGTAACAGCCGATCATAaaggtaaaatgtgaacaatttcaatagttcaatggcaaatagataacgaaaaaaagtttagtgactaaatctgaacaaaatcgaaagttcgttactCTTTCAAGTCATTAGCCCTATTTTGAAACCACATATTAACCATGTCAAAGTATCAAAAGTTAAACTAAAAATATAGATTTGGACCCCACTAAAAAACATATTTGGAATTTTGTAGCTTATCTAACTAGCCATGTTACCATGTACACATCCCACAATGCTCATTAACCATCATCCGAACCCTATAAATACGCTGCTCCGGTGCTCCCTGTCACATTCGATAACTGCCGTAGACCACAAACACTCCTGgaatattcttcttcttcatattttctctctGGATCTTCTCTCTGAAAATTTCATACCATGAAACTGGACCAAGAACTCAAACAAGAAGGTGGTGACGTGTGCAGAACGATCAAGTTCGTTGAGCCACTTCGCACGCTATCAACAATGGCTACCGGAAAAGTTGATGCTACCGGCGAAGTGCTATATCCTCCTCTTAACTTCTCCATGGTCGATTATGGAATCTACCGTTCTAGTTTCCCGGATTCCGCCAACTTCTCGTTCCTTAAATCCCTTGACCTCCGCTCTATCGTGTAAGTCAGTCATTATTTACTCGATCTTAAAGCTAATTGTTAGCCGAATAACATTGATTGCGTTTGGGAACTCTAAGAGTCATAACTTCTGAATTCTGATCCTTCATTTTTCAATCAACACATACGCGTTGGATGATAAATCATGTGTTATTGCGTTCTTCATATCAGTTTCACATCACATTAATGTGTTAACTGAAATATTACAGTTTTGGGGGATTTTTTGTTCTAGATATCTGTGTCCTGAGGCATATCCGGAGCATAATCTGGAGTTCCTGAAGTCAAATCGGATTCAATTGTTTCATTTTGGTATTGAAGGCACTAAGGTACGGATTGCGATCGTTTATTTTGTCACTTTTGTTTAGAGATTTTGTAGACTAACCGACAACTCCATGTGATaattgatggtaagtttgttgaattTCATCATGATCTCTTCCTGTAATCATGAGATTAGTTGAGATCTGATAGTTATCTTATCATGTTTCCTTCTAATTTTCTACTTGTCCACCATTCACCTATTCCACAAATCTCAAATTTGTGTTTCTGATTTATCATTTTTATCATTGAAAGctcaaaatcaacaactgtaccTTCATTTATCAAACTTGAGAATCATTTTCCCTGAAAAAATACGAGAAGTTTTGTGCTCATAACTTGAGCTAAGCAACATAAATTCCGAAGTAGGAGTGAAAGCCTATTTGACTTACATATCTAAGTATTTAAGTCAATTCAGGAATCAAATAGGTAATAATGAAtctatctctttaacactttctAAAGCATACATACTTAAATAATTAAAAGAGTAAGCATTCTAGTAACTGCAAGCATGTTTTGGATCAACAAACACAAATTCACAAAAacaacacaagaattaaacaaattAAGGTTTAGTTTATCAaatcatataaattataatacctTGTAATGATGCAGGAAAGCTTCTATGATATTCCTGAAGATACCATTCGAGAAGCCTTAAAAGTTGTCCTTGGTATATAACAACATATTCTTTTCATTTCatctatttattttataaaatataaaatgtagCCTAATTAAATTGGATTTTACTTAGGGTAATATTCATGAAAGCCATTATATTTTTGACCATTTTTATAGTaaccattataattttaatttagtTTCTTCAATAAAAACTACCTAAGTTTGACAATTTTTTCTTTGTCCACCACTTTGACATGTCATAGCAGCTAAAAGTGGTCacaataaaaata encodes:
- the LOC111904964 gene encoding tyrosine-protein phosphatase DSP1; translated protein: MKLDQELKQEGGDVCRTIKFVEPLRTLSTMATGKVDATGEVLYPPLNFSMVDYGIYRSSFPDSANFSFLKSLDLRSIVYLCPEAYPEHNLEFLKSNRIQLFHFGIEGTKESFYDIPEDTIREALKVVLDVRNHPLLIHCKRGKHRTGCLVGCLRKMQKWSLLSIFDEYQRFAAAKARVSDQKFMELFDASSLNLKR